The DNA sequence TTTATATTTTCGTTTTATCAAAAGTAGCAATATTATTTTTATTGTCAATCATTAATAATTAACAGCCAATTACTAATTACTAATTACTAATTATTCGCAATTTTTTATAATTAATTTTTTACAGGTGCTAATTTAATATTTTTAGCCAAACCCAAAAATGCTAATAACTTAATGGTAATCCATGTTAAATCAATTTCCCACCACTGTAAACCATGACGAGCAGAGTATTGAAAAGCATGATGATTATTATGCCAACCTTCTCCAAAAGTTAATAAAGCCACCCACCAACAATTACGAGAGTGATCATTTGATTCATGACTTTTGTAACCAAATTTGTGAGTAGCGCTATTAACAAACCAAGTCACATGAAAAACTAAGACTAAACGAAGAAAGATACCCCAAACGACAAAAGACCATCCTCCCCACCAAAAGAGTAATAATCCTAAAACAATTTGGATAGGAATAAAGTATTTTTCACAAAAAAGATAAAAAGGATCGTTTTGTATATCTTTAGTATATTTAGGAACATCCTTATTGGCAGGATTTCTTATAAACATCCATCCCATATGACTCCACCAAAAACCCTTATTAGAGTCATGGGGATCACCTTCATGATCTGAGTATTTATGATGGATACGGTGTAAACCCACCCAAGAAATAGGTCCTCCTTCACAGGCTAAAGTGCCACAAAAAACGAGGAAGTATTCTAACCATTTAGGAGTTTCAAAACTGCGATGGGAAACAAGACGATGATAACCCAAAGTTATTCCGATACAAGCGGTTAGCCAGTATAAGAAAGCGGTTATTCCCACTGCACCCCAGCTAAAATTGCTAGGTAAAAAAGCTAATAAAGCTATAAGGTGAATACTTGCCATGTAGATAATAATGTTCCATGCGGGGGCAAGTTTTTCTGTTGTTGTTGTTGCTGTCATTACGTACGGTAAATTTTTTTTTACAAAATTTCAAATTTTTCAGATCAAGATAGTCTAAATCTGAGCTATTTTCGAGTTGATAATTAAAGGTAAGTTTTAAAGATCAAAAAAAGAAAAAGGTCTATGATTCTGCTCTTAACAAAAAAGACAGATTTAACTTTTATTTTGAACTTATAGATCACCAAGTTTAAATTATAAACTATAAACAGTGATCAACAAATTATAGTTTACCATCATCATTTAAAATAATTATCGTAATTGTTATTAAATAAAGTTTAAAAAAAATTTATTATATCAGTAACGCAAAATATCATTGACATACCCGAATGAATAATAACTTTTCCGTCCCTTCTTTAGAAACAATCAAAAAACAACTCCATAATCAAGACTTAGACTCCCTAGAAATTGTCGATTGGGGGCAAGAATCTCCTTGGAAAGAGTGCATTGAGGCATCTGAATTAAAAAATTGTCTTCCTCGCTACATAATTGTCCCAGACAATAAAAAAATGCTATCACAGTTTTTAAAGATTTGTTGCGAAAATCAGTGGCGGATATTACCCCTTGGCAATGGCTCGAAATTACATTGGGGAAAGTTACCTTCTGGGGTAAATGTTTTGGTTAGTACACATAAACTTAATAACATTATTGAACACGCTCAAGATGATTTGACTATTACGGTTCAATCTGGAATGAAAATCAAAGATTTACAGGATTTTTTGGCTTCTTTTAATCAGTTTTTACCAATAGACTCTATTTATTCTCAATTTGCTACGGTTGGTGGAGTTGTGGCTACCGCTAACACTGGTAGTTTAAGACAAAGATATGGAGGAGTGAGAGATTTAATTTTGGGGATTTCTTTTTGTAGAAGTGATGGAGAAGAAGCAAAAGCCGGGGGAAAAGTTGTCAAAAATGTGGCGGGTTACGATTTAATGAAGTTATTTACTGGTTCTTATGGTAATTTGGGTATTATTACGGAAGTTACTTTTCGTTTATTTCCAATTCCTTCTGATTCTATCACTTTGCTTTTAATGGGAAGTCAAGAAAAAATTTGTCAGTTACAAAAAAAGATTTGTGCTTCTGCTTTAACTCCTACATCGGCGGATTTGTTATCGGAATCTTTAATCAATAGTTTAAATTTGGATTTTTCTTTGGGATTGGCGTTGCGTTTTCAGGGTATAGAAGAGAGTATTTCACAACAGAGTGCAAGAGTAAAACAGTGGGCGGAAGATATTGGTTTATTTATTCATCAATGGGAGTCAGAAAAAGAGTTGGATTTATGGACTTGTTTAAAACATAGAGTATTCCAAGATGTTAACAAAAAGAGGGGAATTGTTTGTAAGATTGGTATTTTACCCACTAAAATAACAGAATTGTTTGCTTTAACACAAGGCTATGGTTTTGTTAATATGGGTACTGGTGTCGGTTATATATGTTTGCCAGAAGGGGTTAAAAATCACCAAGTTAGAGGCATCAGAAATTTTTGTCAGGATAATGAGGGTTATTTAACTATTCTTGAATCTGGGATTTCTTCCATTAAACAAGAAATTGAACCTTGGGGCTATGTTGGTAATGGATTGGAGATGATGAAAAAAATCAAGTCAAATTTTGACCCTCTTAATATTTTTGTTGATAGATTATAGTTTAGAAGCTATTATTTCCATATTCTAATAAAGCCCAATAACGGGAATCTTGAGGAAATTTGGCATAAATAATAATATTTCCATTGCCCACGTTAACATTTCCCGCAAAAACGTTACCATAACGTTCCAAATCATGCCATTGATTAGTTGATTTGTTAACGGCTTTTACTTCTAAGGCTTGATCAATTTTTAACTTAAAATAAGCGTTTTGGTTAGGATTTAAGTTGTTATTTAAGGGGGTTTCTAAATAGCCGTTGTATTCATTAAAGTGTTGGAATGTTTTGGGAAATTGATTGCCATTACCTGAAGCTAATATGTTGTAACTGACGACTAAAGGATAAGAATTAGTTTCATCTTTTGGTTTAGCAAATATGTCTAATTTATATTCCCCTTTTTCGGGAAATGACACATTAATGAGTATATTTTCTCCTTGTTTTTGAACGAATGTATAATTATCTTGCAGTTGTTTTTCTTCTGATTTTAAAGATGCGATCGCAACTACATTTTTAGGAGCTTTTAAGGCAATATTAACATTATTTTTATCAGTATTAATATTAACATTAGGATGACTTAACAATTGAATATCGTATTCAAATAGAGTGGGAGAAACATTAGCTAAACTATCAAATTCAGAACGAGAAATAATAGGATTTAACAATTGCCATTTACTATTTTCTGGAAAATGAGTATAGATAAATTCTCGTGGATTTGTGGCAAAATAAAAAGGATTAAATTGAGCATTAAAACCATTATTCGTTACAGTTCCAGCACCCCACGTTGTATCAATTAAGTACCATTTACCATCTATTTTCACTGCATTCCAAGCATGATTTACATTATTATCTAAACCAACAACGTAATCTCCTCCTTTAGCGTAGCCTAAAACAATAACAGATTGTAAACCCATTTTTTTTGCTAATTGCTGGTATAAATTAGCATATCCTGAGCAAATAGTTGAGCGACTATTTAAAACTATTTCAGTTCTAACATCTGGATAAATATTATTATTAAATAAGTCGTTTAATGCTCCTACATCGTAACGAATATTATATGTTATCCAAGTGTAAATAATTCTAGCTTTATCCGCTTCTGTTTTGGCATACTTGGACAAAAGTTGGCTCAATTCTTCTACAGAATTACCCGTATATTTGATGCTTTTAGCTTTTCTGTCAATATCACTAAAATTTCTTTTTTCTAATAATTGATAGTTTTCAGTGATAACCACTGGCTCATCAATTTCTGTAATAAATTCCTCGGTTAGAGATTTAAGAGAATTAACTCGAAAACGAAAGGCATTAAAAAAACTAGATAGATTAGGCGATTCTAATTGATTTTGTAAATAATCTATTATTTGAGGATTACTTTTAATTGTTACTCCTAGAGAAATAACAACGATTAAAAACACAAAAAAACCAAAATTACTTTTTTTTCTTTGACGACGTTTAACTTGTTTATTTCTATGTTTATGCCATTCTCGATATTCTCTTTCTGTAGTCATAATAAAAATTAAACGTTAAAAGTAAATAATAAAAAACTGATTTTCGTTATCAATTCAATATAGTAAATATCAATTTTTCCCTAATTGAAACATTATTAATGAAATGCGATGCCGAAGGCACAGCTAAAGCGGCTCGCAACTTGAATTAACTAAAACGATACGAGCTATATTAATTGATTAATTGACTAAAAATAGGTTCACTAATATTTGCTAATTCATCCAAATTCAGACAGTTAACATCCCCCAAGTAAGGAAAATAACCCAAAACGGGAATACCAGTTAAAGACTCAATTAAACCTTTGGGTGTCCATTGATTTATTTGCGTGGGAGTGTAATCCTGAACACAATTAAAAATAATACCTGCTAACTTTATATTATACTGTTTCGCTAAAGCTACATTTGCCACCGTATGTGCGATCGCACCCAATTTTACAGGTACAATCAAAATAGTATCCAATAACCAGTCATAGGCAATATCAGCAATAATTAATTTTTCTGTAATTGGCGAACCTAAACCACCCAAAGCCTCAACTAAAATAAAATCATAGCTTTTTTGTAAATCTAGTAAACGATTTTTGACAATAGCTAAATCAATAGACTTTCCCTCCAACTTAGCCGCTAAAGGAGGGGCAAGGGGAGCTTGATAACGTAACGGAATAACCGCATCATCAAAATACTGACCATAAAATTCTTCATCTCCAATTTCTCCCGTTTGCAATAACTTCATTAAGGCAGTAGCTAAATGAGATTTCTTTCTCTGCAAATAAGCCCTAAAAGCAGTCGTGATAATGGTTTTTCCCGCATCAGTATCCGTTCCTGCAATTAATAAAGTTTGCATATAGTGTTGTTTATTAAATATAAAAAATACAAAAGATTAAGAAAAAATTAAAAATAGTTAACTAAAAAAGCGGTTTATATAGTAAATTATAATGTTAAGCTAAGAGTATCCTATGCAAAAAAAGGAAACACATTAACACACATAAACCAGTATTAAATATCAAGAGGTTGAGAATTTGCCGTGAGTCATTCTGCCACCTTAACAGTGAGTTCAATCTTACCACAACAGGTATCGGACAACAACCGTTTACGCCTATTTTCTGGATCAGCTAACATTGGCTTGGCCACTGAAGTAGCCCGTTATTTAGGCATGGATTTAGGTCCTATGATTCGGAAAAGATTTGCTGATGGAGAATTATATATTCAAATTCAAGAATCGATTAGAGGTTGTGATGTTTACTTAATTCAACCCTGTTGCCATCCAGTGAATGATAATCTGATGGAGTTGCTGATTATGATTGATGCTTGTCGTAGAGCATCAGCACGGCAAATTACAGCAGTAATCCCTTATTATTCCTACGCCAGAGCGGATCGTAAAACCGCCGGTAGAGAATCTATTTCAGCGAAATTAGTCGCCAATTTAGTCACCACTGCCGGAGCTCACCGAGTTTTAGCAATGGATTTACATTCTGCCCAAATTCAAGGCTATTTTGATATTCCGTTAGATCACGTTTATGGTTCACCTGTAATTTTAGATTATTTGAATCATAAAAATATTGAGGATTTAGTGGTTGTATCTCCTGATGTTGGCGGAGTAGCGAGAGCAAGAGCCTTTGCAAAAAAATTAAACGATGCCCCTCTTGCCATTATTGATAAACGTCGCCAAGCTCATAACGTGGCTGAAGTGATGAATGTTATTGGTGATGTTAAGGGTAAAAATGCTGTATTGGTCGATGATATGATTGATACTGCGGGAACATTGTTAGAAGGTGCAAGGTTATTGAAAAAAGAGGGTGCAAACAAAATTTATGCTTGTGCAACTCATCCCGTTTTTTCTGGACCTGCTATTTCTCGTCTTTCCAGCGATGTTTTTGAGGAAGTAATTGTAACAAATACGATTCCTTTACCAGTGGATAGCTATTTTCCCCAATTAAAAGTGTTATCTGTAGCTAATTTATTGGGTGAAACCATTTGGCGTATTCACGAGGATAGTTCTGTTAGTATTATGTTTCGTTAATTTAAGGATTGCTGAAAAAGTGGTGTTATGGGGATAGGTGTCAGCTATACTCACTGCCCTCGCATAACTTGATCTAGGTAAGCAACTTCGCATCTACTGATGGGTAATACCTGAGTTAGGAGTTCAGGATTAGGAGTTAGGAGTTAAAGTTAATAAATTTTGACAAAAACAGTTAATAAATTGATTTTCGTCTTTCCCATATGAGTGGCTAATGAGTCAATATGGGTATTATAATTAGCTCTATTTTCTTTGAGTATCTTAATTTTTACCTTCTGTATCGGCTTGGTAACGATAAAATTAATTCGTGATTAGGATTATTGCTGTCTAATTTGCGAACTATTAAACCATCATTAAAAAGACGCTCGACACTCAAAAATTCTTGATCTTAGATTTGCGATCGCAACTGTGGTTAAATTAGACAGAATCTCCAACTATTACACATAATGCTTTTCCATTGTCTCTAAATCATAACCATCAAAAAGAGATATAGCCAACAATTCCCACAATAGCGGTAACTTGAATTGTAGATAGTAGAACAAACAACCAACAAAGGAAGTTTTTTTGACATACTCTCGTTTTAGTTCAACATCAAATGTTCTGGTTGTATTAGAAAATAGTAAAAAGTGATAATAATTTATTGAAATACTTAAGAAGTTTATTATGGCTTATTTATCAAGAAACCCTACTAATGTAAGTAATCATATCTTGTTTATTCAAAACTTTTTAATCCAAGTCAAATTTTGCTACAATATAGGTTATTTAAGGAGGATAGTTATTTGTCAAATCAAGTTAGGGTTGCTATTTTAGGAGCAACAGGTGCAGTTGGAACAGAACTCATAAACTTATTAATAGAGCGTAAATTTCCCTTAAAAGACCTAAAATTATTAGCTTCTCCTCGCTCTGCTGGAAAGAAGGTTACTTTTCAAGATCAAACCCTAGAAATTGAAGCAGTTGGCGATAATTCTTTTGATGATGTTGATATTGTTCTAGCCTCTGCTGGTGGTTCAACTTCCAAACAATGGGCAGAAAAAATAGTTTCTGCTGGAGCGGTGATGATAGATAATTCCAGTGCTTTTCGCATGAATCCTGACGTGCCTTTAGTTGTACCTGAAATCAATCCTAATGATGCTCACAATCATAAAGGAATCATTGCTAACCCTAACTGTACAACTATTTTGATGGGGGTTGCTATCTATCCCTTACATCAAATTCAACCTATTCAAAGAGTAGTGGTTTCTACTTACCAATCTGCAAGTGGTGCAGGGGCAAGGGCAATGGAGGAAGTAAAAACTCAATCAGAAGCCATTTTAAAAGGGGAAAATCCCCAACCTGAAATTTTACCTTATCCTTTAGCTTTCAATCTTTTTCCCCATAATTCACCATTGATGGATAATGGTTATTGTGAAGAAGAAATGAAAATGGTTAATGAAACTCGCAAAATTTTTGGAGATGATAGTATTCGCATCACTGCAACTTGTGTGAGAGTACCTGTATTAAGAGCTCATTCAGAGGCAGTTAACATTGAATTTGCCCAGCCTTTTCCCTTAGATAAAGCCCGTGATATAATTGCCCAAGCCCCCGGAGTGAAATTAGTGGAAGATTGGCAAAACAATTATTTTCCCATGCCAATGGATGCAACAGGAAAGGATGAGGTATTAGTGGGTAGAATTCGTCAAGATTTATCGAACCCTAATAGTATAGAATTGTGGTTATGTGGAGATCAAATTCGCAAGGGTGCGGCTTTAAATGCAGTGCAAATTGCTGAACTATTGGTTCACGATAATTAACCAAGAGTGTTTTTTGATTTTTATTTTATGGGTTTTGCCCACAGTTTTTATTTTGACAACTCTATTTATTTGGTAACAGGATTAATTATTGAGCGTGATGAGTAATTATATTTTTGGTCGAGTTTTAACCGCTATGGTAACACCTTTCAATGGTGATGGTTCAGTGAATTATGGTGTTGCAGAAAAGTTAGCTGACCATTTAGTTAATAATGGTAGTGATGGTTTAGTTATTTGCGGTACAACGGGAGAGTCTCCTGCTTTGGAGAGTGACGAAAAATATCAATTACTAAAAGTTGTTAAAAGTGCTGTGGGCGATCGCGCTAAGATTGTTATGGGTACAGGTAGTAACTCCACTCAAAAAGCAATCGCAGAAACAAAGAAAGCCTCTCAGATTGGCGTAGATGGAAGTTTACAAGTAGTTCCTTACTACAATAAACCCCCCCAAGAGGGACTATATCAACACTTCGGTGTGATCGCACGTTCTTGTCCTGATGTTCCCATAATGTTGTATAATATACCTGGACGTACAGGTAAAAACTTAGAAGCGGAAACCACCGCCCAACTAGCACAAGATTTTGATAATATCGTAGCAGTAAAAGAAGCTAGTGCAGATTTGGATCAAACTGCTAAGATAAATAGAATAGCACCGTCAGATTTTTTAATTTACTCAGGAGAAGATTTTTTAACTCTACCAATGATGACTGTGGGATGTGTAGGAGTCGTCAGTGTCGCTAGTCATCTGGTTGGGAAACAAATGCAAATGATGATTCAATCCTATGAAAAAGGAGATAATTTCCAAGCTCAAAAAATTCAAAAGCAACTCTACCCTTTATTTAAAGTTTTATTTTGCAATACTAATCCAATTCCCGTTAAATACGCTCTGCAATTGCAAGGTTGGGATGTGGGCGGTGTAAGACTTCCTTTATGTAATCTCCCCTCTCATCAACAAAAAGAAGTAGAAGAAGTTTTAAATAATTTAGAATTAATTTAAAAGAGTCAAGATTCATATTAAAAAAAGTATTTCAATGATTTATTTAATTCGATACAAATATAATTTTGGTGAGCATTGATAAAAGTTTATTCAAGTTTTTTTGTTCATTAATTACTGTCGAGGAGGTGAAATTGTGATTTTAAACTTATGACATTTAGATTCCCCAGATACCTGTAAAAATTAAAGGTAAAATCCGTCGAATATATTAACAGAAGTCAAAGTAATGATATTGAAGCATTGTTTTAGGGGTGCTTTTTTATAAAAAATATCTCTTTGTTTCGGGGAAAACTAATCTATTTAGCTTATTAACTATTTATTCTTAAAGAAAAACTTAATAAGTCATTATTTAACTACCCTTAAAAATCACATTGTAGTCATTTTATTCTAGTCAAAAAAATCAAACCAATATGAAAGATAAAAAAGTATATACCATTAAAGGCAGACGCACCAGAAAAACTGTAACCACAGAAAACACCGCTCCCACTCCTGTGGAAAAAAGCAATTCTAATCATCAACCCCATGTAAAAATTGTTCCTTTAGGGGGATTACATGAAATTGGGAAAAATACCTGTATCTATGAATATGAAGATGAGATGATTTTAGTGGATGCGGGTATCGGTTTCCCTACTGATGGAATGCACGGTATTAACGTGGTTTTACCTGACATGACTTATTTAAAGGAAAATAACCACAAAATTAAGGCAATGATTGCCACTCATGGACACGAAGATCATATTGGTGGTATTCCTTATCATTTAAAACAGGTGGACTTCCCTTTGATTTATGGACCTCGTTTAGCCATGTCTTTACTTTCTGATAAATTAGAAGAAGCAGGACTTTTAGAAAAAACCAAGATTCATACTGTTTCCCCTAGAGAAGTAGTTAAAATTGGTAAACATTTTCGAGTGGAATTTATCCGCAATACCCACTCCATCGCTGATAGTTTCACCCTAGCAATCCATACTCCCATTGGGGTTTTAATCCACACAGGAGATTATAAAGTAGATCATACCCCTGTTGATGGAGAATATTTTGATTTTCACCGTTTAGCCCAATTAGGAGAAGAGGGAGTATTATGTTTACTGAGTGACTCCACTAACTCCGAAGTACCCGGATTCACCCCCTCAGAAATGTCGGTTTATCCCGGTTTAGATCGAGCTTTCACTCAAGCGAAAGGGCGTTTGATGGTGACAACCTTTGCTACTTCCGTTCATCGTATCAATATTGTCCTTGCCTTAGCCATGAAACATAACCGTAAAGTGGGGGTAGTGGGGCGATCGATGCTTAATGTGATTGCCCATGCCCGTAAATTAGGTTACATCAAATGTCCAGATCATATATTTGTACCTTTAAGAACTTTACGCTCTTTACCTGATGACCAAGTATTAATATTGTGTACAGGGTCTCAAGGGGAAAAATTTGCGGCCATGACTCGTATTTCACGGGGAGAACATCCTCATATTAAAGTAAGAGAGGGAGATTCGATCGTCTTTTCTGCTAATCCCATTCCGGGCAACACCATTGCGGTAGTAAATACAATTGATCGCCTGATGATTCAAGGAGCAAATGTTATCTATGGTAAACAAGCAGGGGTACACGTTTCAGGTCATGGTTGTCAAGAAGATCAAAAATTGATGTTAGCTTTAACCAAGCCTAAGTTTTTTGTACCCGTCCACGGTGAGCATAGAATGTTAGTAAAACACTCAGAAACTGCTCAAAGTGTAGGAGTGCCTAAAGAAAACATTGTAATTATCGATAATGGTGATAGCATCGATCTAACG is a window from the Cyanobacterium sp. Dongsha4 genome containing:
- a CDS encoding acyl-CoA desaturase; this translates as MTATTTTEKLAPAWNIIIYMASIHLIALLAFLPSNFSWGAVGITAFLYWLTACIGITLGYHRLVSHRSFETPKWLEYFLVFCGTLACEGGPISWVGLHRIHHKYSDHEGDPHDSNKGFWWSHMGWMFIRNPANKDVPKYTKDIQNDPFYLFCEKYFIPIQIVLGLLLFWWGGWSFVVWGIFLRLVLVFHVTWFVNSATHKFGYKSHESNDHSRNCWWVALLTFGEGWHNNHHAFQYSARHGLQWWEIDLTWITIKLLAFLGLAKNIKLAPVKN
- a CDS encoding FAD-binding oxidoreductase, which produces MNNNFSVPSLETIKKQLHNQDLDSLEIVDWGQESPWKECIEASELKNCLPRYIIVPDNKKMLSQFLKICCENQWRILPLGNGSKLHWGKLPSGVNVLVSTHKLNNIIEHAQDDLTITVQSGMKIKDLQDFLASFNQFLPIDSIYSQFATVGGVVATANTGSLRQRYGGVRDLILGISFCRSDGEEAKAGGKVVKNVAGYDLMKLFTGSYGNLGIITEVTFRLFPIPSDSITLLLMGSQEKICQLQKKICASALTPTSADLLSESLINSLNLDFSLGLALRFQGIEESISQQSARVKQWAEDIGLFIHQWESEKELDLWTCLKHRVFQDVNKKRGIVCKIGILPTKITELFALTQGYGFVNMGTGVGYICLPEGVKNHQVRGIRNFCQDNEGYLTILESGISSIKQEIEPWGYVGNGLEMMKKIKSNFDPLNIFVDRL
- a CDS encoding transglutaminase domain-containing protein, with translation MTTEREYREWHKHRNKQVKRRQRKKSNFGFFVFLIVVISLGVTIKSNPQIIDYLQNQLESPNLSSFFNAFRFRVNSLKSLTEEFITEIDEPVVITENYQLLEKRNFSDIDRKAKSIKYTGNSVEELSQLLSKYAKTEADKARIIYTWITYNIRYDVGALNDLFNNNIYPDVRTEIVLNSRSTICSGYANLYQQLAKKMGLQSVIVLGYAKGGDYVVGLDNNVNHAWNAVKIDGKWYLIDTTWGAGTVTNNGFNAQFNPFYFATNPREFIYTHFPENSKWQLLNPIISRSEFDSLANVSPTLFEYDIQLLSHPNVNINTDKNNVNIALKAPKNVVAIASLKSEEKQLQDNYTFVQKQGENILINVSFPEKGEYKLDIFAKPKDETNSYPLVVSYNILASGNGNQFPKTFQHFNEYNGYLETPLNNNLNPNQNAYFKLKIDQALEVKAVNKSTNQWHDLERYGNVFAGNVNVGNGNIIIYAKFPQDSRYWALLEYGNNSF
- the bioD gene encoding dethiobiotin synthase; the encoded protein is MQTLLIAGTDTDAGKTIITTAFRAYLQRKKSHLATALMKLLQTGEIGDEEFYGQYFDDAVIPLRYQAPLAPPLAAKLEGKSIDLAIVKNRLLDLQKSYDFILVEALGGLGSPITEKLIIADIAYDWLLDTILIVPVKLGAIAHTVANVALAKQYNIKLAGIIFNCVQDYTPTQINQWTPKGLIESLTGIPVLGYFPYLGDVNCLNLDELANISEPIFSQLIN
- a CDS encoding ribose-phosphate pyrophosphokinase: MSHSATLTVSSILPQQVSDNNRLRLFSGSANIGLATEVARYLGMDLGPMIRKRFADGELYIQIQESIRGCDVYLIQPCCHPVNDNLMELLIMIDACRRASARQITAVIPYYSYARADRKTAGRESISAKLVANLVTTAGAHRVLAMDLHSAQIQGYFDIPLDHVYGSPVILDYLNHKNIEDLVVVSPDVGGVARARAFAKKLNDAPLAIIDKRRQAHNVAEVMNVIGDVKGKNAVLVDDMIDTAGTLLEGARLLKKEGANKIYACATHPVFSGPAISRLSSDVFEEVIVTNTIPLPVDSYFPQLKVLSVANLLGETIWRIHEDSSVSIMFR
- a CDS encoding aspartate-semialdehyde dehydrogenase; protein product: MSNQVRVAILGATGAVGTELINLLIERKFPLKDLKLLASPRSAGKKVTFQDQTLEIEAVGDNSFDDVDIVLASAGGSTSKQWAEKIVSAGAVMIDNSSAFRMNPDVPLVVPEINPNDAHNHKGIIANPNCTTILMGVAIYPLHQIQPIQRVVVSTYQSASGAGARAMEEVKTQSEAILKGENPQPEILPYPLAFNLFPHNSPLMDNGYCEEEMKMVNETRKIFGDDSIRITATCVRVPVLRAHSEAVNIEFAQPFPLDKARDIIAQAPGVKLVEDWQNNYFPMPMDATGKDEVLVGRIRQDLSNPNSIELWLCGDQIRKGAALNAVQIAELLVHDN
- the dapA gene encoding 4-hydroxy-tetrahydrodipicolinate synthase yields the protein MSNYIFGRVLTAMVTPFNGDGSVNYGVAEKLADHLVNNGSDGLVICGTTGESPALESDEKYQLLKVVKSAVGDRAKIVMGTGSNSTQKAIAETKKASQIGVDGSLQVVPYYNKPPQEGLYQHFGVIARSCPDVPIMLYNIPGRTGKNLEAETTAQLAQDFDNIVAVKEASADLDQTAKINRIAPSDFLIYSGEDFLTLPMMTVGCVGVVSVASHLVGKQMQMMIQSYEKGDNFQAQKIQKQLYPLFKVLFCNTNPIPVKYALQLQGWDVGGVRLPLCNLPSHQQKEVEEVLNNLELI
- a CDS encoding ribonuclease J, with the protein product MKDKKVYTIKGRRTRKTVTTENTAPTPVEKSNSNHQPHVKIVPLGGLHEIGKNTCIYEYEDEMILVDAGIGFPTDGMHGINVVLPDMTYLKENNHKIKAMIATHGHEDHIGGIPYHLKQVDFPLIYGPRLAMSLLSDKLEEAGLLEKTKIHTVSPREVVKIGKHFRVEFIRNTHSIADSFTLAIHTPIGVLIHTGDYKVDHTPVDGEYFDFHRLAQLGEEGVLCLLSDSTNSEVPGFTPSEMSVYPGLDRAFTQAKGRLMVTTFATSVHRINIVLALAMKHNRKVGVVGRSMLNVIAHARKLGYIKCPDHIFVPLRTLRSLPDDQVLILCTGSQGEKFAAMTRISRGEHPHIKVREGDSIVFSANPIPGNTIAVVNTIDRLMIQGANVIYGKQAGVHVSGHGCQEDQKLMLALTKPKFFVPVHGEHRMLVKHSETAQSVGVPKENIVIIDNGDSIDLTVDSIAKGEKVPSGIQLVDTAGVVHEHVMEERQQLAEDGVITIAAVIDSKGNLLVEPQVNLRGVVCTMEVPSLERLITRTVDRTISDRIKSNLLLSEGDNINWNSIRIEVETNLSRVIQREINSEPLVIFILQVQEEINNNNGQINSESLSDSDDNDEGDGKFTRRRRKATANV